TACATGGTGAATTCTGTTGATGTTCTCCTATACTCATATAGTCGATtccaaacttttgagataacGATTTTAATGATCACGATCAATTTAATATACACCACAaatattctttcattttttaatatacACCACCGACAAATTTATTTCCATCTAATCTTTCTCCTTCCGTTTTCCACAACCCATTAAAGACCCTACAAAAGCTCTTTATTTAAGAATGGCCGATTGCATTTTGTACCCACAaaaacccctctctctctcacatctCTCTTTGCTCTCTCACACACTGTCAAGAACAAAAGCCCAATTTCACAAATGACTCTGTTAGGCACGGGAACCCATGTCCTGGTCTTCCCTTTCCCTGCACAAGGTCACATGATCCCACTCCTCGACTTCACCCACAAACTCGCCCTCCAAGGTTTAACCATAACCATCTTGGTGACCCCCAGAAACCTCCCTCTTCTAAACCCCCTTCTCTCAACACACCCTtcaatcaaaaccctaatcctCCCTTTCCCTCCCCACCCTTCCATCCCGCCGGGAATAGAAAACGCCAAAGACATGTCTACGAACTCCTTTGTTCCTCTGAAGCACGCCCTCAGTCAACTCCGTGAGCCCTTGCTGACGTGGTTCAGATCTCACCCTTCACCGCCTGTTGCTATCATTTCTGATATTTTCTTCGGGTGGACCCACCACTTGGCTTGCCAGCTTAGCATCCGTCGCATCTGTTTCTCGCCGTCTGGAGTTATGGCCGTGTCGGCTATATTCTGTCTGTGGCGGGACATGGTTAAGAATGATGATCCCGGCAATCAAAACACTGTCGTTTCGTTTCCTAGGATTCCGAATTGTCCGAAATACCCATGGTGGCAGCTTTCGCAAATTTATCGGAGCTACGTTGAAGGAGATCCGGTGTCGGAGTTTATCAGAGATGGTTATTACGCTAATATGGCGAGTTGGGGACTCGTTTTTAACTCGTTCAGCGAGTTGGAATCGGTATATTTGGATTATCTGAAAAATGAAATGGGCCACGATCGTGTTTGGGCTGTTGGGCCGGTGCTTCCAATCAGTGACAATCTCTCTCGGCCCATTGAAAGAGGAGGGTCCAGTTCCGTTTCTCATGATCACGTGGCTTCATGGCTTGACACGTGCGACGATGAAACGGTCGTGTACGTCTGCTTCGGGAGTCAAGCCGTCTTGACAAATGATCAGATGGAGCGAGTCGCATCAGGACTAGAACAAAGTGGGGCCCATTTCATGTGGTCCGTAAAGGAACCCACGAAACTCCACGTGGCGGATAAGTACGGGAAGGTTCCATCGGGATTCGAAGATCGTGTGGCTGGGAGGGGCCGCGTGATAAAGGGATGGGTCCCGCAGGTGTCGATACTGAGCCATCGAGCCATTGGTTCGTTCTTGACTCATTGTGGGTGGAACTCTATCCTAGAAGGGCTAATGGCTGGTGTGACGATGCTTACATGGCCAATGGGTGCGGACCAATTTCTCAATGCGACTCTGTTGGTTGATGAATTGAAGGTAGCCAAGAGAGTGTGCGAGGGTTCGGGAAATTTGCCCGACTCGGATGAACTAGCCAGGCTGATTGCAGAATCGGTAAGTGAGAAGGGGTCGATTGAGAGAAAACGACGAGCCATGGAATTGAGCAAGGCCGCACTGGAGGCTGTCAAAGAAGGCGGAAGTTCTGCACGGGATTTGGACGAGCTGGTAAATCTTTTGGCTGCTTTGGAATGAACGCCAGTTACTTGATTCATGGAAGATTAAATAAAatgttaaatattttaatttcttttttactAGTATAACAACCACCACCTCTAGACTATGAGAgctaatttaaaaataaagaaagcgTGAGAGATTCAAAAACTAGTAAAATCCAAATAAGAAACAAATGTCATGATAAGTATTGAAGTGTGGAGTTTTGGCTAAGATTTAGCCTATCTGGAGCTACTGTCTGGACGCCTAGGGTTGGTGTCCGGACAGCATGCGTGAAACGGAGGCAGAGATCTCTTCCTCGTTTAGTTGCTCAAGACTCGAGTAAGGTATATTCAGTACTTCAGTCTGACGTCCCCTAGACCATGGGGATGTTGGGCTCTTTAATGCAACCACAATAACGCTTTTTTATTGGGACATGGATGAGTATAAAGTGTGTTTTATTGGCCCAACGTGCTAATGTATGTGTACAATGATACAAATtttttgttggaccaagacgGACTTTTCCTTTACCGAGTAGA
This DNA window, taken from Tripterygium wilfordii isolate XIE 37 chromosome 20, ASM1340144v1, whole genome shotgun sequence, encodes the following:
- the LOC119987531 gene encoding UDP-glycosyltransferase 89B2, whose amino-acid sequence is MTLLGTGTHVLVFPFPAQGHMIPLLDFTHKLALQGLTITILVTPRNLPLLNPLLSTHPSIKTLILPFPPHPSIPPGIENAKDMSTNSFVPLKHALSQLREPLLTWFRSHPSPPVAIISDIFFGWTHHLACQLSIRRICFSPSGVMAVSAIFCLWRDMVKNDDPGNQNTVVSFPRIPNCPKYPWWQLSQIYRSYVEGDPVSEFIRDGYYANMASWGLVFNSFSELESVYLDYLKNEMGHDRVWAVGPVLPISDNLSRPIERGGSSSVSHDHVASWLDTCDDETVVYVCFGSQAVLTNDQMERVASGLEQSGAHFMWSVKEPTKLHVADKYGKVPSGFEDRVAGRGRVIKGWVPQVSILSHRAIGSFLTHCGWNSILEGLMAGVTMLTWPMGADQFLNATLLVDELKVAKRVCEGSGNLPDSDELARLIAESVSEKGSIERKRRAMELSKAALEAVKEGGSSARDLDELVNLLAALE